DNA from Alnus glutinosa chromosome 2, dhAlnGlut1.1, whole genome shotgun sequence:
AATTCTTGTGCATTCAAGCCTAATAAATTAGTTGGTACCGGTTTTTAAGAGTTTCTAGTTTCTGAACATTTGTTGCTACTAATAGGAAAAGTTGTGGGTGTTACCAGTTAGGAATCATTATAGGGCATAACTAGGTGTTCTTTTTCCATGCTTTATCGGTATTTGTGTGATTACATTGAAAGGTTGTGATAGCCATTTGTAGTTCCTGGTTATTAGTCAAAAAGGAAGTCACGAATTTGAGTTAACCATTATCGTTTTCGAATAAGAAGAGGATTTCAAGGATCAAAATCTACATAGATGAAATTTGTTTTAGCAAAGTATGATAAAAAGCAGGAAACTTTAAGGTTGAGTGACTGTTTGTGATGGATGCTTGTGGTTGTTGTAGGATTGTAAATGGAAAATGGattgaattgaaataaattCTCTATTGGGCTAGGAGTCACGCCATACTTGGTGTTTGATCAAATTCGTCAATGACCACTAATAGACCAAGTGCACTTCCTTTTATAGAAGGTTCACCCAATCCCTTATTCAAATTCCTGATAGATACCAAATCAAATAtaacaaaccctaacaacctCATCCGACTCCCCTATTTAACGATAACAGAATAGAGCACAAAACAACACTCCTTATCTTTCCCCATCGAAAATAACATAAAACCCCTTATCGCCTTAGTACTTATCCTTAGCTTTGTACTTTCTTTCGATTAGGTTTCCTAATCCTACGGTTCCTATAAGTTAGTCTGTAACTTGGACCCGACTCCACGATTTGGGGTGTGCCCTTTGAATAACTAGTCGTTGAGGTCCAAAAGACTAACCTAATGAAAGGTGTTAGGGACCTAATAAGGAACTACTTAAGGTCTGGCCAAAGCGTAGTTCATAGTAACATAGTTGTTAGGAGACGTATTTACATTCTACTATTACCGCTCCTACTCTTGGGATGCAGATATCACCTCtagccaaagaaaaaagaaaatttgtaaaCAGATTTTGTGTATTAATTGGTGATACTTTGTTGGAATTAGTGTGTAGAATTTTCTCTTGTagtatcaacaattttttttcttttttacattttgtTCCCTTATTTTTTAGCTCTTTTTAGTCAAAGCAACAGAGTATGCATGGGATTGCTCTGCGATGCCTATTTAGGACTTTTGTAAGCACTTTCTCGTGGGCTGCTGCAGAGGCACTACTCGCTGCGCTGCTACTTTGGATGCAAAGCAGATCCTTTACAGgttaatttgattttaaacttcCACCTTGCAGTAGCATTATTGATTTTGGTATTTTCAAgaatctcttttttctttatgctctgtttgttttagCGTAAAATATTGTCAgtcgaaaaatgttttcagagAAATCAGTAGAAAACATTTTCTAGTGTTTGGCATGTATTGAATATCgcaaatacttttttaatatttttattcaatccaATTAACCTataaaacctaatttttattcaaaacataaaaatattaatataaaataattaaaaaaaaaatcaatctaatAATTTGAGTTTGGGCAATGGCGTGACGGAGGCCTGTTGGTGGTTAGATGATGGTTCGGCAGTGGCCAACGATGGCTCGGTGGTGGTCCAACTGTGGCTTGGTAGTAGTCCAGCGGTGGTCTAGTGATGGTCGGTGGTGGCCCGAGGGTGGTCCAGTGGTGGTTTGGTGATGGGTCGGGGATGGCTCAGTGATAGTCCAGTGGTGGTTTGAGGGTAGCTTCGTAATGGTCCAGGGATGGCTCGTTGTTGACCCAATGgtggcttggtggtggtccaGTAATGTCTTGGCGATGGCTAACAGGTGGATAGGTGGTGGTTCGGGGATGGCTCTGTGGTCGCTCGGTGGTGGTTCGGCAGTAGCCCGGTGCTAGCTTGGTGGTGATCCGGTGATTTGAGAAGGAAAAACTCAAAAgtcggaaaacgatttatgaaatttaaaaatgtaaaatcattttccgaaattaaagaagctttttttatcaaaccgaaaatattcagtttgattattattttcagtcgcaccaaacaccaaaaaatacgaaaaatatttttcagacaaatattttacgccgaaacaaatagaattttaatttctttgtacATTAATTCTGGTTTTGGTGATGATGTCGATTCTCATTGGCTGGGCCTTTGTTGAGAACATGACCACTTTCTATTGTTATGAGTCTTGTGACATTTCTCATATCTCTGGTAAGGTTTGATTTGTTCTGCTTAAATCATGGAAGAAGCTTTGTTTTTCTCAATGCATATATTCTTTCATTTAATTTGGTATATTAGTTGTCCGGATAAAACTGTCTTACAAATaacagtttttattttgtgcgtttgggtattggatttttagaattagaattgaattctaattctatttacaaatatcgaggtaaaaaattgtgtttgggtgttgaattttgagattgaaaaatattatattttaatagtaaaaaatgattggaagtttaaaaagttgtgtataatgattggtattttaaaaagttgtgtgaaataataatttaaataataataatttattatatattgattatttaattaaaataaataaataatatttttttaaaaaaataattgaaatcaaaattaaaaattaaaaaaaaaaaaatgaaggaaggggcagccacccttttgggggtggccgcgtgccacccccagaggaggtcggggtggccgcgcggccacccccagtactcgggggaggccgcgcggcctcccccaaggggggtggctgccagccacccctctgttttttttttttaatttcttttttttttttaattattaatattttattatttaaatgtgggacTCACGCGTTTTTTTAGTCCACTTTtcctgcgcgtgggtcccaccatTAATCTAAAAAACAGCATTGAATTTTCTCAAAACTCGGGTCAAAATCCGGGTTTTATgcgggtgggtgggttttaaaaaaaacccgagtggaataattattccactcggttgcCAAACAGTTCATGATTTCGGAACTTGGAATACTAAATAGTATTTCTCATAAAAGAAACATATGCCTATTCTCATggccaaacaaaaaataaattaaaatatgtggttaaagtataaatacaaaatatactaGGTGAGTTTTTTGGTATTTCTTCATCTTCAGTTTTTAACGCCTTTCTGAATCTTTTTtatgcttgaaaaaaaaaaaaaacacttctttTCTACAatacctttcttctttttttttttcttttttttttttttttctctcttctcagcTCTACACTACATCATCTACAATACAAAccaatatttcatttcattaaaCAAGTAATATCAGTCACAATAGTGGTGCTTTTTACGGTGTTGCTGAACCGCCTATTAACCCAAAATTTCTTCATTAAGATTCCAACTCTTacaaagatcaatattctcaaaaaaaaaaaaattttatatatttttttttatttattcttaaatCTTCATCTTCCCAAGTTTCCAATACTCAAGAACAAACCTTCAAAAAAATATGCTGAGAAATTTGCTCTTCTATTTTCGGCTTGTAGCCATACTTTAATTCATTTATATTTCTCCATAAATTATAAACcgtttcacaaagaaccaatcTACACAGATAAGCTCTAAAATGTTTGTTCCTTTACACTTGAACAACAAAAATGAGCCAAAATTTTTAACTGGTAgggccaaatttttttaatgggtaGGGGTCAAATAGattgaaaatcaaactatacttgttaattttttttttttttcaaatgaactgGGGGGCCATGGCCTCTACCGGCCACCCCTAACTCCGTCCCTGCCTGTTctatactttaaaaataagataaaatcaTTAAGTAAAAATAGTCTAACAGTGTATGTGCAGCTTGTTGTCCATGGTCCACGCGCGGTGCTAATAAGCATACTCTGAAATTAcgataatttataaatttacaaaattattattatttttaaaaaaaaaaaaaaaaaactaaatcaatCCCATTGGTTTGAAACTTTATAAAATCACTCTCTATGTTTTCAAATCTACGAGACTACGAGAGATTTGTGTGGTTTCACCGTTATAAAGTTAGGTCCCTTGTTtcgtttgattttgattttttattttaatacaaattttatacaaactggtttgtaagaaTTTCATACCAGCCGGCCTCTAAAAGTGACATTTGTCATTgatgttattaaaaaagcatgtgagaagcaaatgcaattaaaaaaaatatgtgcttcctacaaaaaaaaaaaaaaaaaaagtgcttttTACATGCAAATGACACATTATTATTAGAagttggtttgtaggaaattttgtacaaactattatttaagaaatttctgtccattttCTAATGGAAGGTTATGCAACATATTCACACTTTCACGTTAGAACGAATCAATTGGCAACACGTAAACAAATTGCCTTCTTAGTGGTTCACATAGTCGCCAGACCAACTAAGTATCATCTTACCATTTATTTCATGAGTCATAGTAAGgagaatttttcaatttttttttattctctcaaattgatttgacttttaaaattatcattaaatttgaggtgaattactattgaattttgatccaatgctgattttaaaagtcaaataaCTTTAAGAAGATAGattgagaataaaaaaatggttcttaacattactcttatttcacaagtttaagtttataaaaaatgataaatttaataatttaattaatactttaacatttaaCATTTTCCATCGCAGGTGAGACTATACAATTCACTTGTGTTTAGGTCCGGAAAAGCCCAAACCAAAGCGGACGGGTCCATGTTTGATACTTAGTACTTACCAGTGCTAGATCAAGTGGGCAGAGCCCGAGCccaaaaggaataaaataaacGTTAATgaatttttcgaaaaaccaaagCGAAAGTATTTTCCCGCCTTTGTGGTCTTTTGGCATCTGACAGTCACACAGCTAAAATCTCCATAATTTTCACTTTCAAAATTCAGTTCCATCTCGAGGGTTTCGATCTccaaaaccctaacactaatTTTCCCCACAATTCCACTCCGTACAATTCCATCGATTCCTAGGGTTTCGATTGGGTGAAGAAATCTTGCGGAACCATGTACATCAAGGAGATATGCTTGGAGGGGTTCAAGTCGTACGCGACGAGGACCGTGGTACCGGGATTCGACAAGTACTTCAACGCGATAACGGGGCTGAACGGGTCGGGCAAGTCGAACATTCTCGACTCGATTTGCTTCGTCCTGGGGATCACGAATTTGCAGCAGGTTAGGGCTTCGAATCTTCAGGAGCTCGTGTACAAGCAAGGCCAGGCCGGGATCACCAAGGCTACCGTCTCCATCGTCTTCGATAACTCTGATAGGAGTCGGAGCCCCCTCGGTTACGAGGACCACCCGGAAATTACTGTTACCCGACAGGTTCGCCTGCAATTTCTCTCATTTCTGTTTAAATTAATTAGATTACGTTTTATTCAATCTCTTAGATTAATGCGTGGGAAATTTAGTCAGGAAGGTGGTTTTACTTAGTATGGTATCGTAGATTTGAATTCTGGGTTGTgcgttgtgtgtgtgtgtgtgtggggggggggggggggggggggggtgttctttctttctttcttttttagcaTTGTGGAAGTGTATTTGCTTTTTCAATGGTAATTTGTGGATACGCTTGCTTAAGATTTTCTAGTGCAATACAAGTTTCAGGCTGTCAAGCGCTAGTGAGTATGTTTGGTTCTTATGAGTTAATATGTGGTGTGGGCTGGGGTCTCCGgaaggttttgggtttgagggcttcggttttttagggttgttgggttttctttcttgttgtagTCTGCTTTGGTAGTTTCTGTGTATACTCCCTGTTTATTTAGaagtgccttacgctttttttaataaaatctttcttacttatataaaaataaaaaataaaaattgtttagtGGCAATTATTGGCCTAATTTTGCAGATTGTGGTTGGTGGGAGGAACAAATATCTAATAAATGGAAAACTCGCCCAGCCTAGTCAGGTGCAGAATCTTTTCCATTCGGTGCAGCTTAATATAAACAATCCACATTTTCTCATAATGCAAGGGCGCATTACCAAGGTTTTAAATATGAAACCCCCCGAGATTCTGTCTATGCTTGAAGAGGCTGCTGGGACAAGAATGTACGAGACGAAGAAAGAGTCTGCATTGAAAACGCTTGAGAAGAAGCAGACTAAGGTTGATGAGATTAACAAGCTTCTTGATCAGGAAATACTGCCCGCTTTGGAGAAGTTGAGGAAAGAACGGACCCAGTACATGCAATGGGCTAATGGCAATGCTGATTTGGATCGACTTAAAAGGTTTTGCATTGCTTATGAATATGTTCAAGCAGAGAGGATTAGAGGCAATGCAGTGTGTGAGGTGGAACAGGTGAAGGCCAGGATTGCCGAGATTGATGACAATGTGGGAAGTGCGCAAGCAGAAATACAGGAGATGGAgactaaaatatcaaaattgacTGCTGAAAAGGAAGCAAGTATGGGTACGGAAGTTAAATCTTTGTCACAGAGAGTTGATGCACTTTCTCAAGATCTTGTGAGGGAAGTATCTGTGTTGAACAATAAAGAGGACACtctcaaaagtgaaaaagaaaatgctgaAAAGGTAGTTTTAATCTCCAATTCACTTTAAAATCTTTTTGGTagttgcaaaaaaaaatctgttcaggttttgtttcctaaaaaaaaaaaaaaaatcccttccCCCTTTTTGTCCAATTATGTGAATTGTTTTAATTAGACTTTCTTGATGGTTCCAGATTGTGAGTAATATTGAAGATTTGAGGCACTCTGTAGAAGAGAAGGCCTCTGCTGTTAGGAAGGCTGAAGAAGGAGCAGCTGATCTGAAAAAGAGGGCTGAGGAACTTTCTAAGAATTTGGAGGAGTATGAAAAGGATTACCAGGTATATATGTTCCCTTTGTGCATTTTTTTCTGTTCACATTGTTATTGCTTTCAGTTGATTGCAAATCAGATTGCATTTTGAATTTGATTCTGTAAAAACTATGGGTAGGGTGTGTTAGCTGGCAAAAGCAGTGGAAATGAGGAGAAATGCCTTGAAGATCAACTTGGTGATGCTAAGGTTGCTGTTGGGAGTGCTGAAACTGAATTGAAAcagttgaaaacaaaaataagccATTGTGAGAAGGAGCTGAAAGAGAAAACACATCAATTAATGTCAAAGCGTGAAGAAGCTGTTTCTGTAGAGAATGAGCTTAATGCCAGAAGAAGGGATGTGGAGAATGTTAAAACGGCATTGGAGTCTCTTCCATGTAAAGAGGGACAGATGGAGGCTCTACAAAAGGTTGGTACTCTTTTGAGGATTATCTCCACCAGTGGTATAGTATATAAATCTCAATTTGGTTATTTATTCTGTAAAactaaaatatttcttcaggaTCGTGCATCTGAGTTGGAGCAGGTACAGAAGTTGAAGGATGAAATACGTAATCTGTCAGCACAATTGGCAAATGTTGAGTTCACATACCGTGACCCTCAGAAGAATTTTGACAGGTCAAAGGTAAAAGGTGTGATAGCAAAACTCATCAAAGTAAAGGATAGCTCCACAATGACTGCCTTAGAGGTTAGCATGCATGATACTTCATTTTACATTTCATAACTGAAATTTGGTAAGTTGATTCTGACAAGTTCAGTTATTTTCAGGTTACTGCTGGTGGAAAGATGTTTAATGTTGTTGTAGACTCAGAAAATACTGGAAAACAACTGCTTCAAAATGGCAACCTTCGAAGAAGAGTGACAATTATACCTTTGAATAAAATACAGTCCCACACTGTCCCCACTAGGGTTCGACATGCTGCTGTTAGATTGGTTAGTCACTGCATCAAACTTCCTCCACAATTATCTTTTTCAGTTAACCTAATGTGGTAATCATGCTATTCTTGCAATTTAAGGTTGGCAAGGAGAATGCAGAACTGGCGCTTTCTTTGGTTGGCTATGAGGAGGAATTGAAGGTGTGCTTCCAGTGGGCCCGTGTGATGTTTTAAGCCTCTTAACTGTGTGCTGctcattttaaatttaaattgttGATGTTTATGCTGTGGTATTATGCTGTTATACATTTTCGTAATTAGTAGTAAGTTCTATGATGCACTTTTTTTGCACCAAAACAAAGTAGGTGCTACAAGTTTTGTTGTAtgcatttttcttttggctGTTCGCATAGTAGTCACAAACAGCAGATCTGTAGAGTCGTGATAAACTTCTGCACCTTTTTTCCTCCCTTTCTTGGATAATGGAAATATACATATGGGTATGCAGGGCTTTCTTCAATATGTTCTTCCTAAAAGTTTGTGTTGCAGGGTGCTATGGAATATGTATTTGGTTCGACCTTTGTTTGCAAGACCATTGATGCTGCAAAGGAGGTATGCTTGGTTTGCATTAATCTACATCATTGTTTGAGCAACTTGATTCAAGTTATGGTGGTTGTTATTGCTTTGGAGATGGCATATTTTATTTGCTGTTCTGTCTGGAAAACTTTTTGCATGGAGTTACTAACTGTGCTGAAGTTTTGAACTATTTTTAGTTTGATCAATAGCTTTTGAAAAAGTGTAGTAGTAAGTATGTGCTCTTTCCATCCCACAATAGATGATTCATTTTCCTCATTCAGTTGTCTCAAAATATGTGTAagtttctaaaaacaaaaacatttatcAGTTTAACTTTCCATGGTACCCTTAAAATTGAACCTGCGTCTTTTCAAATTTGGACCCACCTTTCTTGGCTCATCTAAAGGCATTTTAGGAAGAGAGTTTGTTTCATTAGAATGTGTGTCATATCTAAGTTTTCATTTATTGTGGAATTGAAggtgcagatttttttttttcaagtgatGAATGAACCTAATGTTAACATagttatttttggcaaaaatagcTGAGAGCATATGGGCATTTGTCTACATCTTAATTTGTTTACATTCAAAATCTGGAATTCGTTGCTATTGCCTGCTGTTCTGTCCTTGATATAGCATAATGCTCAGTaagtgtatatatgtatacaatGTTCCAGTATTTACAGCGTGTCGAAGGCACAATAACAAACACATATTTATCTATGGTTATCTTATCGAAAGCAATGgaatcataaatcataaaacaaACACAAGAAAAATGCATGGTATCCTTATACAATGCTTGTAAATTGTCTTATATAAGTTTCCAACTTAGTGTTTGCCAGGGTTGGACACAAGTGTCCTGTCCTCGAGCATTTGACATGCCACTTTCTCAAGCCAAGAAATATCCCACAAATCATAAAGATTTCCTTGATATTTTCCCTTAGAGccaatacttaaaaaaaatttatgtttgtaCCATTAGAAAGTGTAAACCCAAGCCTAGAATTGAAAATGAGGTAATCATAGGTATTATACCCAGCTCTGAGGGTAACAATGCTCCAATAAAAGCACAATTTGACTTGCACTTTCTCGTATGTTTTATAGGTTGCTTTCAATAGGGAAATTCACACCCCTAGTGTCACTCTTGAAGGTGATATATTTCAGCCAAGCGGTCTTTTGACTGGTGGAAGCCGCAAGTAAGTCACTTGAAATTTGTCACTGGCATGCATAAATCTTTTGTAaatactctctttctctctctctctctctctctcttcaataAGATTTTTAGTATTTCTGGccaataatttaaaattaatatggtTCTTTACATGCTTTGTGTGCTCAATGTTCTAACTTAAAGCTGATGTTACTTTTATGCTTCATTAGAAGATGCtctcaagtattttttttttgtcttcttctgcTAGCCAACCTTATAAAATAACCATTTCTTGCCATAGGGGTGGTGGTGATTTGTTAAGGCAACTTCATCATTTGTCAGAGGCTGAATCAAAGCTTTCTACACATCAGAAAAAGTTGTCTGAAATTGAAGCAAAGGTAGACCTTGAACATCCTCTCATCTTTTCCAGAATAAAGGCAAagagttttaaagaaaatttgtttcTTGTGCTTATCAGGAAAGTTTCTTTATATGCAAACTGGTGAAATACGTATTTTATGTGTCTGTTTTTGCATTAACTACCCAATTGGAGTAACTTAAGAGTTCCCTCCCAACTTAATTTTTACATGAGTAATGGCTATTAATATGTGGGTCATATAAATGCATTTATACCCTTGATGTTTGGTATGTTTAACTATGactgctgcatttttcttgtgCTGACAGAATATGAAACAGTTTCCAATCATATTATGAGTGGTATAATCTGTTACATATATATTCAGGAAATTTTTCCCATTAAAAGATTGTTGTGCCTGTAATTTTTTATAACGACACTTGTGTATCTGTATATAGAATAGTTTGCCTGTACTATATAATGTGCAAAAGAAGCAGGGGTGGGCCAAAACCTGCCCACCCGACTTCCAACCCGGACCTGACACGAGTGGGTCGGCTTCCGACAAAGGGCATGTTGGATGTTGGAAGccatctttcaattttgacAAATGTCGGGTCGGAAGGTCAATGGATTTTCCGACACTTCCCAACCCGACatgactattttttattttttagagttatATACCCTTTCGATACCTGTgatttgacaactttatttgtTGCCTCCTGTGCTTTCATTTGTATCACagatttttccgtccaaaactaacatctGGCCATGTCATTGAATAGATGTCAGTGTAATAATGCGACACCTGTCC
Protein-coding regions in this window:
- the LOC133861943 gene encoding structural maintenance of chromosomes protein 2-1, with translation MYIKEICLEGFKSYATRTVVPGFDKYFNAITGLNGSGKSNILDSICFVLGITNLQQVRASNLQELVYKQGQAGITKATVSIVFDNSDRSRSPLGYEDHPEITVTRQIVVGGRNKYLINGKLAQPSQVQNLFHSVQLNINNPHFLIMQGRITKVLNMKPPEILSMLEEAAGTRMYETKKESALKTLEKKQTKVDEINKLLDQEILPALEKLRKERTQYMQWANGNADLDRLKRFCIAYEYVQAERIRGNAVCEVEQVKARIAEIDDNVGSAQAEIQEMETKISKLTAEKEASMGTEVKSLSQRVDALSQDLVREVSVLNNKEDTLKSEKENAEKIVSNIEDLRHSVEEKASAVRKAEEGAADLKKRAEELSKNLEEYEKDYQGVLAGKSSGNEEKCLEDQLGDAKVAVGSAETELKQLKTKISHCEKELKEKTHQLMSKREEAVSVENELNARRRDVENVKTALESLPCKEGQMEALQKDRASELEQVQKLKDEIRNLSAQLANVEFTYRDPQKNFDRSKVKGVIAKLIKVKDSSTMTALEVTAGGKMFNVVVDSENTGKQLLQNGNLRRRVTIIPLNKIQSHTVPTRVRHAAVRLVGKENAELALSLVGYEEELKGAMEYVFGSTFVCKTIDAAKEVAFNREIHTPSVTLEGDIFQPSGLLTGGSRKGGGDLLRQLHHLSEAESKLSTHQKKLSEIEAKIAELLPHQKKFMDLKAQLELKSYDLKLFEGRAEQNEHHKLGEIVKRIEQELEEAKLAAKEKQLLYENCVNTVSLLEKSVKEHDNNREGRLKDLEKKIKAIKAQMQSSSKALKGHENEKERLVMEMEAVVEERASLETQLASLRTQIESLTSEVEEHKSKVAATRNKHGQAQSELNLIRSKMQECDSQISCILREQAKLQHKISETNLERKKMENEVKRMEMEQKDCSTKVDKLIEKHAWIASEKLLFGRSGTDYDFASRDPLKAREELEKLQAEQSGLEKRVNKKVMAMFEKAEDEYNELMSKKNIIENDKSKITKVIEELDEKKKETLKVTWVKVNNDFGSIFSTLLPGTMAKLEPPEGCSFLDGLEVRVAFGGVWKQSLSELSGGQRSLLALSLILALLLFKPAPLYILDEVDAALDLSHTQNIGRMIKAHFPHSQFIVVSLKEGMFNNANVLFRTKFVDGVSTVQRTVAAKQSK